In the Chlorobium limicola DSM 245 genome, one interval contains:
- a CDS encoding 3'-5' exonuclease, translating into MENRKKIPSKKPLSEVRFVVFDTETTGFDLKTDKIISIGAIALTAQRIEVGDSFEVLVRQEKVGDRDAVSVHGLLRKDIASGIDEKSAVTAFLDYIGNSVLVAQHAGFDITMVNRVLWKHFGIRLFNDVVDTASLAKRLEKGPYYNLAHKAGEYRLDNLCERYNIRLHDRHTSAGDAYLTAQLFQRLLAKGKKSGIDTAGSLLMT; encoded by the coding sequence ATGGAAAACAGAAAAAAAATTCCCTCAAAAAAACCACTGAGCGAGGTTCGTTTTGTTGTTTTTGACACCGAAACAACCGGATTCGACCTGAAAACGGACAAAATCATCTCTATCGGAGCGATTGCGCTTACGGCACAGCGAATCGAAGTCGGTGATTCGTTCGAGGTGCTGGTAAGACAGGAAAAAGTAGGGGATCGTGATGCGGTAAGCGTGCACGGCCTGCTTCGCAAGGATATTGCATCGGGCATAGACGAGAAAAGCGCGGTTACGGCATTCCTCGATTATATAGGCAACAGCGTTCTGGTTGCCCAGCATGCCGGTTTTGACATTACCATGGTCAACCGGGTGCTTTGGAAGCATTTCGGCATCCGCCTTTTCAATGATGTCGTCGATACGGCGAGTCTGGCCAAAAGGCTTGAAAAAGGGCCTTATTACAACCTTGCGCACAAGGCAGGGGAGTATCGGCTCGACAATTTATGCGAGCGTTACAATATACGCCTTCACGATCGCCACACGTCCGCAGGTGACGCCTACCTGACCGCACAGCTTTTTCAGCGCCTGCTGGCAAAGGGAAAGAAATCCGGAATCGATACCGCGGGCTCCTTGCTGATGACGTAG
- a CDS encoding DUF294 nucleotidyltransferase-like domain-containing protein translates to MPSNTIVERVAADLSKYPPFDVLEPSVIQDLASCISIHYHEEGEVIFNKGDVLGDASFMVMKGAIRLFDTIDGEEVLVDLCDEGDIFGVRAIFGGSTYVLSAHVAEESLIYEMPVEKIRSLIAANTSLSMFFAGEFAKSMQVMERTLTNAFDQHRVRYNEQSCRSFLEHETLEVKPVTNVITCSPDISVRAAAKIMSDCNIGSILVVSPENHPLGIITDTDLRKKVVAQPGSVNERPVHEIMSSPVYTITGGKTVADMVMLMVKTKLRHFCITEDGTVDSPLQGIISEHDIITSEGNNPAVIMKEIMAAEQVEHLRKERDKAENLLQVYIRQDVAVHFISNIITEINDALIVKAITFAVAELEHEGLRRPSAPFCWLSLGSEGRKEQLLRTDQDNALLYADPPEGREKEVHDYYLALGRKVTAMLVETGFEKCPAEVMASNPQWCQPVSVWKKYFSRWIQSPEPKALMHSTIFFDFRPVYGEAVLAMELKRNIFEEIATGRGFLEFFAKNALQNPPPLGFFRNFMVEKSRDHANEFDIKSRAMMPLSDAARVLAYELRVPDYLSTSERFRKLAELMTPERDLCLEAAGAYEFLMRLRVVNGLRLDSSGRYINPENLNKIDRQMLRNVFATIEQIQKTLNLRFQLDYIRD, encoded by the coding sequence ATGCCGTCAAACACCATTGTTGAGCGTGTTGCTGCAGATCTCAGCAAATACCCACCGTTCGATGTGCTTGAGCCTTCAGTTATCCAGGACCTTGCTTCCTGCATATCCATTCACTATCACGAGGAAGGTGAAGTGATTTTCAATAAGGGCGATGTACTGGGAGATGCTTCGTTCATGGTTATGAAAGGGGCCATCAGGCTTTTTGACACCATTGACGGCGAAGAGGTGCTGGTGGATCTCTGTGATGAGGGTGATATTTTCGGAGTTCGGGCAATTTTCGGCGGTAGCACCTATGTTCTGAGCGCTCACGTTGCCGAGGAGAGCCTTATTTATGAAATGCCGGTCGAGAAAATACGAAGCCTCATTGCGGCCAATACCTCGCTTTCCATGTTTTTTGCTGGGGAGTTCGCAAAAAGCATGCAGGTGATGGAGAGAACCCTTACCAATGCATTTGACCAGCATCGGGTACGGTATAATGAACAATCCTGCAGAAGCTTTCTTGAGCACGAGACGCTTGAGGTGAAGCCGGTGACCAATGTCATTACCTGCTCTCCGGATATCAGCGTCAGGGCTGCCGCGAAAATCATGTCGGACTGCAATATCGGTTCGATACTTGTAGTATCTCCGGAAAATCATCCGCTTGGCATTATTACCGATACCGATCTGCGCAAAAAAGTAGTAGCGCAGCCTGGCTCCGTCAATGAGCGTCCGGTGCACGAAATCATGAGCAGTCCGGTCTATACCATTACTGGAGGCAAAACCGTGGCAGATATGGTGATGCTGATGGTGAAAACCAAGCTTCGCCATTTCTGTATTACTGAAGACGGTACGGTGGACAGCCCTCTGCAGGGTATTATTTCAGAGCATGATATCATTACCTCCGAAGGGAACAACCCGGCTGTGATCATGAAAGAGATCATGGCTGCCGAACAGGTGGAGCATCTGAGAAAAGAGCGGGACAAAGCTGAAAACCTGCTTCAGGTTTATATCCGCCAGGATGTGGCAGTTCATTTTATTTCGAATATCATCACTGAAATCAATGACGCCCTCATCGTCAAGGCGATAACCTTTGCCGTTGCTGAACTTGAGCATGAAGGTCTCCGCAGGCCGTCCGCTCCATTCTGCTGGCTCTCTCTGGGCAGCGAAGGACGAAAGGAGCAACTGCTGCGTACCGATCAGGATAATGCTCTTCTTTATGCGGATCCGCCGGAGGGAAGGGAAAAGGAGGTTCACGATTACTATCTTGCTCTCGGCCGGAAAGTGACCGCCATGCTTGTAGAAACAGGGTTCGAAAAGTGCCCTGCAGAGGTTATGGCCAGTAATCCGCAATGGTGCCAGCCGGTATCGGTCTGGAAAAAATATTTCAGCCGCTGGATTCAGAGTCCGGAACCGAAAGCTCTGATGCATTCAACGATCTTTTTCGATTTTCGTCCGGTTTACGGAGAGGCCGTTCTGGCCATGGAACTCAAGCGGAACATTTTCGAGGAGATTGCGACAGGCAGGGGATTTCTTGAGTTTTTCGCAAAAAATGCGCTTCAGAATCCACCGCCTCTCGGATTTTTCAGAAACTTCATGGTAGAAAAAAGCCGTGACCACGCCAATGAGTTCGATATCAAATCAAGAGCCATGATGCCGCTTTCAGATGCGGCAAGAGTGCTCGCTTATGAGTTGAGGGTTCCTGACTATCTGAGCACTTCCGAACGATTTCGCAAACTTGCGGAACTGATGACACCGGAACGCGATCTCTGTCTTGAAGCCGCGGGTGCATATGAGTTTCTGATGCGGCTGCGGGTGGTGAACGGATTGCGTCTTGATTCTTCAGGCCGCTATATCAATCCTGAAAATCTGAACAAAATAGACCGGCAGATGCTTCGTAATGTTTTTGCAACGATAGAGCAGATACAGAAAACCCTTAACCTGAGATTCCAGCTTGACTATATCCGTGATTGA
- a CDS encoding SDR family oxidoreductase, producing MNKKILVTGGTGFIGSRLVHKLVATADDIHVLVRKNSDLVSLKDILDRITLVYGDVTNRNSLDSAMNGMELVYHSAGLTYMGDKRNPMLQAINVDGARNVLEAALEAGVRRVVHVSSITAVGICDGKKPLDESSAWNFDRINLEYARTKHQSELAVASALKKGLDCVIVNPAYVFGAGDINFNAGRLIKDIYNRKIPFYPLGGVCVIDVEIVAETIIAAMEKGKTGERYIIGGDNVSYKELMETISSVTGVPKVVFPLPFWMAKVLKSILDMNKTRNGISKLFNLSMYRIASENLFYDSSKAARELGMRHESHQNSIRSAFDWYRERDML from the coding sequence GTGAACAAAAAAATTCTGGTGACTGGCGGTACGGGTTTTATCGGATCGCGTCTTGTCCACAAACTGGTCGCTACGGCCGATGACATTCATGTTCTTGTCAGGAAAAATTCAGATCTGGTATCACTGAAGGATATTCTTGACAGGATAACACTCGTTTACGGTGATGTGACCAACCGTAACTCTCTCGACAGCGCAATGAATGGAATGGAGCTGGTCTATCATTCCGCCGGACTGACCTATATGGGCGACAAACGAAATCCCATGCTTCAGGCCATCAATGTCGATGGAGCAAGGAATGTGCTGGAAGCCGCTCTGGAGGCAGGAGTCAGACGCGTGGTGCATGTAAGCTCGATTACCGCAGTAGGGATTTGTGATGGCAAAAAGCCGCTCGATGAATCATCGGCATGGAATTTTGACCGTATCAACCTCGAATATGCCCGAACAAAGCATCAGTCCGAGCTTGCAGTGGCCTCAGCATTAAAAAAAGGGCTTGACTGCGTGATTGTCAATCCAGCCTATGTTTTTGGTGCCGGTGACATAAATTTCAATGCGGGTCGGTTGATCAAGGATATTTACAACAGGAAAATTCCGTTTTATCCTCTCGGAGGTGTCTGCGTCATCGATGTCGAGATTGTAGCCGAAACCATTATTGCGGCAATGGAGAAAGGAAAAACCGGAGAGCGCTATATTATCGGAGGAGACAACGTTTCGTACAAAGAGCTGATGGAAACTATTTCTTCTGTAACAGGAGTGCCGAAAGTGGTATTTCCTCTGCCGTTCTGGATGGCGAAGGTGTTGAAATCGATACTTGATATGAATAAAACCAGAAACGGAATATCGAAGCTCTTTAACCTTTCCATGTACAGAATCGCCTCTGAAAACCTGTTTTACGACTCCTCGAAAGCCGCTCGAGAGCTTGGCATGAGGCATGAATCCCATCAAAACAGCATCAGAAGTGCATTTGACTGGTATCGCGAGAGAGATATGCTGTAA
- a CDS encoding BMP family lipoprotein, whose translation MNRFLGFFLICVLFLGACAGSPPESASKEKKKGSLRAGLVFDVGGLGDRSFNDSAYHGLELAKEKHGIDFIHAEPSGEGADREAALRQMAADPDIDLVIGVGLLFSEDITAIAKEFPDKKFVCIDYIAKPGVRLPENLSGMVFEEKKGSFLAGAIAGLVTKTNTVGFVGGMESSIIRKFETGFAEGVKYVNPEAKVIPAYIGMTGSAFTNPAKGKELALGQFARGADVIYQAAGASGMGVIEAARETKKLVICTDRDQEPDAPGFILTSMVKAIDRALLKTVEDVLDNAFKGGEVTVFGVGDRYTDYVYNEKNASLVSTTVHDRVEEIRGKILSGDIAIEE comes from the coding sequence ATGAATCGTTTCCTCGGTTTTTTTCTGATTTGCGTATTGTTTCTGGGAGCCTGTGCAGGATCGCCTCCTGAAAGCGCCAGTAAAGAAAAAAAGAAAGGGAGCCTTCGAGCAGGGCTTGTTTTTGATGTGGGCGGTCTCGGCGACCGATCCTTCAACGATTCAGCATATCACGGACTTGAACTGGCTAAAGAAAAGCATGGTATCGATTTCATTCATGCAGAGCCGTCCGGAGAGGGAGCAGATCGGGAAGCAGCACTTCGTCAGATGGCTGCAGATCCGGATATCGATCTGGTTATCGGCGTAGGCCTCTTGTTCAGCGAAGATATTACCGCCATAGCAAAAGAGTTCCCCGACAAGAAATTTGTCTGTATCGATTACATTGCCAAACCCGGTGTCCGGTTGCCTGAAAATCTATCCGGCATGGTATTCGAAGAGAAAAAAGGTTCATTTCTTGCCGGAGCAATCGCCGGTCTTGTAACCAAAACCAATACCGTAGGTTTTGTCGGCGGCATGGAGTCGTCTATTATCAGAAAATTTGAAACCGGTTTTGCTGAGGGAGTAAAATATGTCAACCCCGAAGCAAAGGTTATCCCGGCATATATAGGTATGACCGGAAGTGCATTCACCAATCCGGCAAAAGGCAAGGAACTTGCACTCGGTCAGTTCGCTCGCGGTGCGGATGTCATTTATCAGGCCGCTGGAGCAAGCGGCATGGGGGTGATCGAAGCTGCCCGAGAAACGAAAAAACTGGTCATCTGTACAGATCGCGACCAGGAGCCCGATGCACCAGGATTCATTCTGACAAGCATGGTTAAAGCGATTGACCGCGCATTGCTCAAAACTGTTGAGGATGTGCTCGATAACGCCTTCAAAGGAGGAGAGGTTACGGTTTTCGGAGTCGGAGACCGCTATACCGATTATGTATATAACGAGAAGAACGCCTCGCTTGTAAGCACAACCGTTCATGATCGTGTCGAGGAGATTCGCGGGAAAATACTATCCGGCGATATAGCAATAGAGGAGTAG
- a CDS encoding CHAD domain-containing protein has translation MAAVLNTICFKSPEGIGTPSLSGLFQPHLNLQEELHRKERRSYYDTFEWRCFEHQTAVVVKNRTISLLDLQSGVESAPLSLKTSPSHFLPSILPPGTIRNRLESLAGLRALMKRCTIESDMVAFRILDRIEKTTGFLFAETLFLIKGTRKERISGLITLKPLKGFHDDIFIISRALEEHFGTENRLDVKSVFRLLMDSAGLRVNDYNPKINLSLRPGNPVRISAAELLLFTHGIMKCNEPGILGNIDTEFLHDYRVALRRTRSLLSQIKGIFPPEIILRYRQAFSDIGKKCNTLRDCDVYMLKQTAYFDTLPPLLAVHLSPFFGELEATRKVELKRFSDFLRSKTYRTMLDEWQLLLKDVLSAPGTERESDPGQEESISVAVKTIGKAWKKVIRHGRAIPAEASDSELHALRIDCKKLRYLLEFFSSLFPEKTIGPVVRHLKELQENLGAFVDLAVQQHALYRYIDSMKTKPANPELAAALGGLIVMLHRQQEKERKAFNQTFRRFDNDETETLVTELLNR, from the coding sequence ATGGCGGCTGTTCTGAATACCATATGCTTCAAATCTCCCGAAGGAATCGGTACACCGTCTCTTTCGGGACTGTTTCAGCCCCATCTGAATCTTCAGGAAGAGCTGCACAGAAAGGAAAGGCGGAGCTATTACGATACTTTTGAATGGCGCTGTTTCGAACACCAAACGGCCGTTGTCGTTAAAAACCGAACAATTTCGCTGCTTGACCTTCAGAGCGGCGTTGAGAGCGCCCCACTCTCTTTAAAGACTTCCCCATCCCATTTTCTGCCGTCGATTCTTCCGCCAGGTACAATCAGAAACAGACTCGAGTCCCTTGCCGGTCTCAGAGCGCTCATGAAAAGGTGCACCATCGAGAGCGACATGGTAGCTTTCAGAATTCTTGACCGGATTGAAAAAACAACAGGATTTCTTTTCGCTGAAACATTATTTCTTATCAAGGGAACACGCAAGGAACGGATTTCAGGCTTGATCACACTGAAGCCGCTGAAAGGGTTTCATGATGATATTTTCATAATATCCCGCGCGCTCGAAGAGCATTTCGGTACGGAGAACCGACTCGACGTCAAGAGCGTTTTCAGACTGCTGATGGACTCGGCAGGTTTGCGGGTCAACGATTACAACCCGAAAATTAATCTTTCGCTTCGTCCCGGCAATCCGGTCAGAATTTCAGCCGCCGAACTGCTGCTGTTTACGCATGGCATCATGAAATGCAATGAACCGGGCATTCTTGGCAATATCGACACCGAGTTTCTGCATGATTACCGGGTAGCGCTGAGGAGAACCCGTTCCCTGCTCAGCCAGATCAAAGGTATTTTTCCCCCGGAAATAATCCTTCGCTATCGTCAGGCATTCAGCGATATCGGCAAAAAATGCAATACGCTCAGGGATTGCGACGTTTATATGCTGAAACAAACAGCTTACTTCGACACTCTGCCACCATTGCTTGCCGTTCACCTGTCTCCGTTTTTCGGGGAACTCGAAGCAACCCGAAAAGTCGAACTGAAGCGATTCAGCGACTTTCTGCGCTCAAAAACCTACCGCACGATGCTCGATGAATGGCAATTGCTTCTAAAGGATGTTCTCAGTGCTCCCGGTACTGAGCGAGAATCCGATCCCGGTCAGGAAGAAAGCATAAGCGTTGCAGTAAAAACCATTGGGAAAGCCTGGAAAAAAGTCATCCGCCATGGCAGAGCCATACCTGCTGAGGCTTCCGACAGCGAACTGCACGCGCTCAGGATAGACTGCAAAAAGCTGCGTTATCTTCTCGAATTCTTTTCATCGCTTTTTCCTGAAAAAACCATCGGCCCCGTCGTCAGGCATCTCAAGGAACTTCAGGAAAACCTCGGCGCCTTTGTCGATCTTGCCGTACAGCAGCATGCGCTGTACAGATATATCGATTCCATGAAAACGAAACCGGCCAATCCTGAACTGGCCGCGGCACTTGGCGGACTTATCGTTATGCTCCATCGCCAGCAGGAAAAAGAACGCAAAGCATTCAACCAGACATTCAGGCGCTTTGATAACGACGAAACCGAAACTCTTGTCACGGAGCTTCTCAATCGATGA
- a CDS encoding ParA family protein, with product MKTIALYSIKGGVGKTAAAVNLSYLASRNLLSTLICDLDPQGASSYYFRIAASEKYNSTKFLQGSKKIYRNIKATDYDQLDLLPSDFSYRNLDLELLEEKKPQKKLRKNLEELSGEYRYIFFDCPPNLTLFSESIFAAADIILVPVIPTTLSIRTYEQLKGFFEKSGLDTSKIKAFFTMVEKRKSMHRDIMESCGTQPDFLKQSIPYNSEVEKMGIYRAPLNAVLPSAIAAKAYQRLWSELSDTVLTSA from the coding sequence ATGAAAACCATTGCACTTTACAGCATCAAGGGTGGAGTAGGAAAAACCGCAGCGGCAGTCAACCTTTCCTATCTTGCATCCCGGAATCTCCTCTCAACGCTTATCTGCGATCTCGATCCTCAAGGAGCAAGCTCCTACTACTTCAGAATTGCTGCCAGCGAAAAATACAACAGCACCAAATTTCTGCAGGGAAGCAAAAAAATTTACCGGAACATCAAGGCAACCGACTACGATCAGCTCGATCTTCTTCCTTCGGACTTCTCCTATCGCAATCTTGACCTTGAACTTCTGGAAGAAAAAAAACCACAGAAAAAACTCAGAAAAAACCTTGAAGAACTGAGTGGTGAGTACCGGTACATTTTTTTTGACTGTCCGCCGAACCTCACCCTTTTTTCCGAAAGCATCTTCGCTGCTGCGGATATCATTCTCGTACCGGTTATTCCCACAACGCTCTCGATACGTACCTATGAGCAGCTTAAAGGTTTTTTTGAAAAAAGCGGCCTTGACACTTCGAAAATAAAGGCCTTTTTCACGATGGTCGAAAAACGGAAATCAATGCATCGAGACATAATGGAAAGTTGCGGAACGCAGCCTGATTTTCTCAAACAGAGCATTCCCTATAACTCCGAAGTTGAAAAGATGGGGATCTACCGGGCACCTCTCAATGCCGTACTGCCTTCCGCTATAGCAGCAAAAGCTTATCAGCGCCTGTGGAGCGAACTATCTGACACCGTCCTGACCTCGGCATGA
- a CDS encoding SDR family oxidoreductase, giving the protein MRQLGVVITGGSTGLGFELAAGFLEAGDQVVICGRNAARIERALEALAIRVPSGVVHGMVCDVSHPPDLTRFLSFVRQRLGRVDRWINNAGSAGSLQQSLWELRSEEMLELCSTNLAGSMMACAGALRLMLEQPPSQNPVYHVFNMGFSSAGARFSRSSIPHRVSKTAVASLTAFLSEELLRNAITSVGVHELSPGMVKTGLLFRGVSPETGRFLEAVAEDPEKVAKTLVPKIRHVATRSRPLRYASFAETFVRSIKAILVSRKAFSAP; this is encoded by the coding sequence ATGCGGCAACTTGGCGTGGTCATTACCGGAGGGAGTACGGGATTAGGGTTTGAGCTTGCCGCCGGTTTTCTCGAGGCGGGAGATCAAGTGGTCATTTGCGGCAGAAATGCGGCTCGTATCGAGAGAGCTCTCGAAGCTCTTGCCATCCGTGTGCCGTCAGGGGTGGTGCATGGCATGGTTTGCGACGTTTCACATCCTCCGGATCTGACGCGTTTTTTGTCGTTTGTGCGTCAGCGTCTTGGAAGGGTGGACCGGTGGATCAACAATGCCGGAAGCGCAGGGTCTCTGCAGCAGTCACTCTGGGAGCTGCGGAGTGAGGAAATGCTCGAACTCTGCTCGACCAATCTTGCAGGAAGTATGATGGCGTGCGCCGGAGCGCTGAGGCTCATGCTTGAGCAGCCGCCTTCACAGAATCCGGTTTATCATGTGTTCAATATGGGTTTTTCTTCTGCAGGCGCTCGTTTTTCGCGTTCTTCGATACCACACCGGGTCTCAAAAACCGCCGTCGCATCACTCACTGCGTTTCTTTCGGAGGAACTCCTGAGAAACGCCATTACTTCGGTCGGAGTTCATGAACTGAGTCCAGGCATGGTTAAAACCGGCCTTCTTTTTCGCGGAGTGTCACCTGAAACCGGCAGGTTTCTTGAAGCTGTCGCCGAGGATCCGGAAAAAGTGGCAAAAACGCTTGTTCCGAAAATCCGTCATGTCGCAACCCGCAGCAGGCCATTGCGTTATGCTTCATTTGCAGAAACCTTTGTCAGATCGATCAAGGCGATCCTTGTTTCACGAAAAGCCTTTTCGGCACCGTAA
- a CDS encoding M15 family metallopeptidase, which yields MKLYIPEMKQAFIVFLMLLLPVRESFAREPDMMFADLADYDASIIFDIRYATTSNFTGKKVYPAARCLLRRDVAMRLLKVQEKLRAKGYRLIVFDCYRPLSVQKHFWAILPDKRYVADPAEGSRHNRGASVDVSLADSTGKPLEMPSGYDDFSEKATRGWTGSSATARRNCGLLDTAMKEEGFEPFSGEWWHFDAAGWELYPVSDFPLEKTGGCEE from the coding sequence GTGAAGCTGTATATACCCGAAATGAAACAGGCGTTCATCGTTTTTCTGATGCTTCTGCTGCCTGTCAGGGAGAGTTTCGCAAGAGAGCCTGATATGATGTTCGCCGACCTGGCGGATTATGACGCATCGATTATTTTCGACATCCGTTACGCGACGACCAGCAATTTTACCGGCAAAAAGGTTTATCCGGCAGCAAGGTGTCTCTTGCGTCGCGATGTCGCCATGCGGTTGTTGAAGGTACAGGAAAAGCTTCGGGCAAAGGGTTACCGGCTGATCGTTTTCGACTGTTATCGTCCGTTGTCGGTACAGAAGCATTTTTGGGCTATACTTCCCGATAAACGCTATGTGGCCGATCCGGCTGAAGGGTCACGCCACAATCGCGGCGCTTCCGTCGATGTGAGCCTTGCCGACAGCACCGGGAAGCCTCTGGAGATGCCTTCGGGTTACGATGATTTCTCGGAAAAGGCGACGAGAGGATGGACAGGTTCTTCCGCCACTGCCCGCCGTAACTGCGGATTACTCGATACAGCCATGAAGGAGGAGGGGTTTGAACCTTTTTCCGGAGAGTGGTGGCATTTTGACGCTGCCGGATGGGAACTGTACCCGGTTTCGGATTTTCCTCTCGAGAAAACCGGCGGCTGCGAAGAGTGA
- a CDS encoding UPF0149 family protein has product MTPSDDLFTPLSSEELDELEDFLLLDGHEDKSMTLDMLDGFLAALAVGPSPVMPSEWLPMVLDVEGRTPPSFVSPEEASRITTLIIRYMNATAGVFEDDPDSYQPLCDQCVFGDPEEEEFAVKAWALGFILGMELRWDDWIPVFDAVDEEGDSEVLLLTPIFLLSETDENQPELTEEDRESWRELIPESVSGLYRFWQKFRSQE; this is encoded by the coding sequence ATGACTCCTTCCGACGATCTGTTTACGCCGCTTTCCAGCGAAGAGCTCGATGAGCTTGAAGATTTTCTTCTCCTGGATGGTCATGAAGACAAGTCCATGACGCTTGACATGCTGGATGGGTTTCTTGCCGCACTTGCCGTAGGCCCTTCGCCTGTTATGCCCAGCGAATGGCTGCCGATGGTTCTCGATGTCGAAGGAAGAACCCCGCCCTCATTTGTATCTCCCGAGGAAGCCTCGCGGATTACGACCCTGATCATCAGATATATGAATGCAACGGCTGGTGTTTTTGAGGATGATCCGGATAGTTATCAGCCGCTTTGCGACCAGTGCGTTTTTGGCGATCCGGAAGAGGAGGAGTTTGCCGTGAAAGCGTGGGCTCTGGGCTTTATTCTGGGAATGGAACTCCGTTGGGACGACTGGATACCGGTTTTTGATGCGGTTGATGAAGAAGGTGATTCGGAGGTATTGCTTCTGACCCCGATTTTTCTGCTTTCAGAAACGGATGAAAATCAGCCGGAGCTTACGGAGGAGGATCGTGAATCGTGGAGGGAACTTATTCCTGAAAGCGTTTCCGGCCTTTACCGTTTCTGGCAGAAGTTCCGCTCTCAGGAGTAA
- a CDS encoding C40 family peptidase, with the protein MLSANFFCPTRSVSGNPQHKLRLISVLVLFFTTLSLTPLTESFAAISPENNIAQSEPEKSSCSMRNFFSDVKQFFGIRYRFGGQTPEGFDCSGFVRFMYDRVFSMRLPRTSREMATIGKKVERSELRPGDLIFFQTKGSRINHVGIFVGNDTFVHSSLSKGITEDKLQQKYYDRRFAGAVRVLDNPNSDFLSLPSQSETARQLNEPS; encoded by the coding sequence ATGCTGTCTGCCAATTTTTTTTGCCCTACGCGCTCCGTTTCGGGAAACCCGCAGCATAAGCTCCGTCTCATTTCCGTTCTCGTCCTCTTTTTTACAACACTCTCGCTTACTCCTCTTACCGAATCCTTTGCCGCCATTTCTCCTGAAAATAACATCGCACAATCCGAACCTGAAAAGTCATCCTGTTCCATGCGGAACTTCTTCAGTGATGTCAAACAGTTTTTCGGAATCAGATACCGCTTTGGAGGCCAGACTCCCGAAGGGTTCGACTGCTCCGGTTTTGTTCGCTTTATGTACGATCGGGTTTTCAGCATGAGACTTCCCCGTACATCGAGGGAGATGGCGACCATAGGAAAAAAAGTAGAGCGCAGTGAACTCAGGCCGGGTGATCTGATATTTTTTCAGACAAAAGGAAGCCGCATCAACCACGTGGGCATATTCGTCGGCAACGACACTTTCGTACACTCATCTCTTTCAAAAGGCATTACCGAAGACAAACTCCAGCAGAAATACTACGACAGACGCTTTGCCGGAGCCGTTCGAGTGCTCGACAACCCAAACTCCGACTTCCTTTCTCTTCCCTCGCAATCCGAAACAGCCAGACAGCTGAACGAGCCTTCCTGA